In Camelina sativa cultivar DH55 chromosome 16, Cs, whole genome shotgun sequence, a single window of DNA contains:
- the LOC104749192 gene encoding probable polygalacturonase yields MKNILACIVTIITLSNFVTSSQGRKVSQSYETFEYTATTCRSHSASITEFGGVGDGKTLNTKAFQSAVDHLSQYSSDGGAQLFVPAGKWLTGSFNLTSHFTLFLHKDATLLAAQDLNEYPILKALPSYGRGRDTAGGRFASLIFGTNLSDVIITGNNGTIDGQGSFWWQKFHGGKLKYTRPYLIEIMFSDTIQISNLTFLDSPSWNIHPVYSSNIIVKGVTIIAPVKSPNTDGINPDSCTNTRIEDCYIISGDDCIAVKSGWDEYGISFGMPTKHLVIRRLTCISPYSAAIALGSEMSGGIEDVRAEDITAYQTESGVRIKTAVGRGAFVKNIYVKGMSLHTMKWVFWMTGNYKAHADSHYDPHALPEITGINYRDIVAENVSMAGRLEGISGDPFTGICISNATISMAAKHKKVIWMCSDVEGVTSGVDPKPCDLLDGQESEKKKRMTSDGGCDFPTDVLEIDNVELKTCSYQMS; encoded by the exons ATGAAGAACATACTCGCTTGCATAGTTACCATCATAACCCTCTCAAACTTCGTAACCTCTTCTCAAGGAAGAAAGGTATCACAGTCATATGAAACATTCGAGTACACAGCAACCACTTGCAGATCCCACAGTGCCTCCATAACAGAGTTCGGTGGCGTCGGAGACGGCAAGACGCTAAACACGAAGGCGTTCCAGAGCGCCGTCGATCATCTCAGCCAATACTCATCCGACGGCGGAGCTCAGCTCTTTGTCCCTGCCGGAAAATGGCTCACCGGAAGTTTCAACCTCACAAGCCACTTCACTCTGTTTCTTCACAAAGACGCTACCCTTCTCGCCGCTCAAGACTTGAACGAATACCCAATTCTAAAAGCTTTGCCTTCGTACGGACGAGGACGTGACACCGCCGGCGGAAGATTCGCTAGTCTCATCTTCGGAACTAATCTCTCCGACGTAATTATCACCG GGAACAATGGCACGATCGACGGTCAAGGATCGTTCTGGTGGCAAAAATTCCACGGtggcaaattaaaatacactcGCCCGTACCTGATTGAGATAATGTTCTCAGATACAATTCAGATCTCAAATCTAACGTTCCTTGATTCTCCATCTTGGAACATCCACCCGGTTTACAGCAG CAATATCATCGTCAAAGGCGTAACGATCATCGCTCCGGTGAAATCTCCGAACACCGACGGCATCAATCCAG ATTCATGCACGAACACGAGGATCGAAGACTGTTACATAATCTCCGGCGACGACTGCATCGCCGTGAAAAGCGGATGGGACGAGTACGGTATCTCGTTCGGGATGCCGACGAAGCACCTCGTGATCCGTAGATTGACATGTATCTCCCCTTACAGCGCGGCGATCGCGCTCGGAAGCGAGATGTCCGGCGGAATCGAAGACGTGAGAGCTGAAGACATCACGGCGTACCAAACAGAGTCCGGCGTACGGATCAAAACCGCCGTGGGAAGAGGAGCTTTCGTGAAGAACATATACGTGAAAGGGATGAGTCTACACACGATGAAATGGGTTTTTTGGATGACCGGTAATTACAAAGCTCATGCTGATTCTCATTACGACCCTCACGCTCTACCGGAGATAACCGGAATCAATTACAGAGATATTGTAGCTGAGAATGTTTCTATGGCGGGGAGGTTAGAAGGAATCTCTGGAGATCCTTTTACTGGTATTTGTATATCGAATGCTACGATCTCTATGGCGGCTAAGCATAAGAAAGTGATTTGGATGTGTAGTGATGTTGAAGGTGTTACTAGTGGTGTTGATCCTAAGCCTTGTGATTTGCTTGATGGACAAGaatctgagaagaagaagaggatgacgAGTGACGGTGGATGTGATTTCCCGACTGATGTCTTGGAGATTGATAATGTTGAGCTTAAGACTTGTAGTTATCAGATGAGTTAG
- the LOC104749193 gene encoding 1-aminocyclopropane-1-carboxylate synthase-like protein 1 yields MSHQGASLLSKLASGDKHGEASPYFDGWKAYDNNPYHPTHNPQGVIQMGLAENQLCSDLIKDWIKENPHASICTAEGVDSFSDIAVFQDYHGLKLFRQAIAAFMERARGGRASFEAERVVMSGGATGANETLMFCLADPGDAFLVPTPYYAAFDRDLRWRTGIRIIPVDCKSSNNFQVTKHALESKYLTAQETGIKIKGLILANPSNPLGTTLHREALETIVNFINDKQIHLVCDEIYAATVFTEPGFISVAEIIQNMDHVNRDLIHIVYSLSKDMGLPGFRVGVIYSYNDVVVSCARRMSSFGLVSSQTQSFLAAMLSDHRFVDNFLIEVSKRVAKRHRMFTGGLKEMGITCLRSNAGLFVLMDLRQMLRDQTFESEMALWQVIIDKVKINVSPGSSFHCSEPGWFRVCFANMDEDTLQTGIERIKDFVLGDRANKNNNNCNCLCNNKKENKKRKSFQKNLKLSFSSMMYDEHARSPKLMSPHSPLLRA; encoded by the exons atgtctcATCAGGGTGCGAGTCTCCTATCCAAATTAGCCTCCGGTGACAAGCATGGAGAAGCTTCGCCGTACTTCGACGGCTGGAAAGCTTACGACAATAATCCTTATCATCCAACTCATAATCCACAAGGTGTTATTCAAATGGGTCTCGCCGAGAATCAA ctTTGTTCAGATTTGATCAAGGACTGGATAAAGGAAAATCCACATGCATCTATTTGCACGGCGGAGGGAGTTGATTCTTTCTCCGACATAGCTGTTTTTCAAGATTATCACGGTCTCAAACTATTTAGACAG GCGATTGCGGCGTTTATGGAGAGAGCGAGAGGCGGAAGAGCGAGTTTTGAGGCGGAGAGGGTGGTGATGAGCGGAGGAGCCACCGGAGCAAATGAGACGCTCATGTTCTGTCTTGCTGATCCCGGCGACGCTTTTCTCGTCCCTACTCCTTATTATGCCGC ATTCGACAGAGACTTAAGGTGGAGAACTGGAATTAGAATAATCCCTGTGGACTGTAAAAGCTCAAACAATTTCCAGGTTACAAAACATGCCCTAGAATCAAAATACCTTACTGCCCAAGAAACCGGTATCAAGATCAAAGGCTTGATTCTCGCGAACCCATCAAACCCTCTTGGAACAACTCTCCATCGAGAAGCTCTTGAAACTATTGTTAATTTCATCAACGACAAGCAAATTCATTTAGTCTGCGACGAAATCTACGCTGCCACCGTTTTTACTGAGCCAGGATTCATCAGTGTCGCAGAGATCATCCAAAATATGGATCATGTTAACCGAGACCTGATCCATATCGTTTACAGTCTCTCAAAGGACATGGGTCTTCCCGGTTTCCGAGTTGGAGTGATTTACTCTTACAACGATGTTGTTGTGTCCTGCGCAAGGAGGATGTCGAGTTTTGGACTGGTCTCCTCGCAGACACAAAGTTTTCTAGCTGCTATGTTGTCGGACCATAGATTTGTCGATAACTTTCTTATTGAGGTTTCGAAGAGAGTAGCGAAGAGACATCGTATGTTCACGGGAGGGCTTAAAGAGATGGGTATTACTTGCTTGAGAAGTAACGCCGGTTTATTCGTCTTGATGGATTTAAGGCAGATGCTTAGAGATCAAACCTTTGAATCCGAAATGGCGCTTTGGCAGGTGATTATCGATAAGGTCAAGATTAATGTCTCTCCTGGCTCGTCGTTTCACTGCTCTGAGCCAGGTTGGTTCCGAGTCTGTTTTGCTAATATGGACGAAGATACACTTCAAACTGGAATTGAGCGAATCAAAGACTTTGTGCTTGGAGACAGAGCCAACAAGAATAATAATAACTGTAACTGCCTttgcaacaacaaaaaggaGAACAAGAAACGTAAGAGTTTTCAAAAGAATCTCAAGCTGAGTTTCTCTTCGATGATGTACGATGAACATGCTAGGTCACCAAAGTTGATGTCCCCTCATTCACCATTGCTCCGAGCTTAA
- the LOC104749194 gene encoding pentatricopeptide repeat-containing protein At5g28460-like, giving the protein MSIVLSISRRRNSYVLLNHVRFLRRFSHDVEPRPEIESESQESVVAKFLENLKNLPQHDWASSESLSSLLLSSSSVSPIAFAQITRRLRSYSVAISFFEYLDAKSESLTRRDASLSLTLQSVIECAGSEPDSRDKLLQLYEIAKEKNIPLTVVAAKLLIRWFGRVGMVNQSVIVYEGLDSDMKNTPVRNVVIGVLLRNGLVDDAFKVLDEMLQRESVSPPNRNTADIVFHEVWKGRVLTEEKLIGLISRFSSHGVSPNSVWLTRFINSLCRNGRTNAALDILSDLMKNSAPLKAPPFNALLSCLGRNMDIGRMNALVLKMDEIGIRPDVVTLGVLINTLCKSRRVDEALKFFEQMCGKRTEDGNVIQADTIHFNTLIDGLCKMGRLKEAEELLVRMKVEESCAPNAVTYNCLIDGYCRAGQLETAKEVVSQMKEDGIKPNVVTLNTIVGGMCRHHGLNMAVHFFMDMEKEGVKGNVITYMTLIHACCIVSNIEKAMHWFDKMLEAGCSPDAKIYYALISGLCQARQDHDAIRVVEKMKEGGFSLDLLAYNMLIGLFCYKNNAEKVYEMLTDMEKEGMKPDSITYNTLISFFGRHKDFQSVQKMMEQMREDGLDPTVVTYGAVIEAYCSVGELNEAVKLFKEMGLQSKVNPNTVIYNILINAFSKLGNYEQALSLKEEMKMKMVRPNVETYNALFNCLKEKSQAETLLKLMDEMVEQSCEPNQITMEILMERLSGSNELVKLRKFMQGYSVATPTEKASPFDVFGLG; this is encoded by the coding sequence ATGAGTATCGTGCTATCAATTTCCCGGCGCCGGAACTCTTACGTTCTGCTCAACCATGTCAGATTCCTCCGCCGATTTTCTCATGATGTCGAACCACGGCCGGAAATCGAATCGGAGAGCCAGGAATCCGTAGTAGCCAAATTTTTGGAGAATCTGAAAAATCTCCCGCAGCATGATTGGGCGTCGAGCGAATCGCTAAGTTCACTTCTCCTATCTTCATCTTCTGTTTCTCCTATAGCATTCGCTCAAATCACGCGGCGGCTAAGATCGTACTCTGTAGCAATCTCGTTCTTCGAGTACCTCGATGCGAAATCTGAGTCTCTGACACGCCGTGATGCGTCTCTCTCCTTGACATTACAGTCGGTTATTGAATGCGCCGGTAGTGAACCTGACTCGCGGGATAAACTTCTTCAGCTTTACGAGATTGCGAAAGAGAAGAACATACCGCTTACTGTTGTTGCCGCTAAGCTTCTGATCCGATGGTTTGGGCGTGTGGGTATGGTGAATCAGTCGGTTATTGTATACGAAGGGCTCGATTCGGATATGAAAAACACGCCAGTTCGTAATGTTGTAATCGGTGTGTTGCTAAGAAATGGACTTGTGGATGATGCCTTCAAGGTGCTCGACGAAATGCTTCAGAGAGAATCAGTTTCTCCTCCTAATAGAAACACAGCGGATATTGTGTTTCACGAGGTTTGGAAAGGAAGGGTTTTGACTGAAGAAAAGCTCATTGGGTTGATTTCAAGATTTAGCTCTCATGGTGTCTCCCCAAACTCTGTTTGGTTGACTCGGTTTATTAATAGTCTGTGTAGAAATGGTCGCACCAATGCAGCTTTGGATATTTTGAGCGACCTGATGAAGAACAGTGCTCCACTTAAAGCTCCTCCCTTTAATGCGCTCTTGTCATGCTTAGGGAGGAATATGGACATTGGTAGAATGAATGCTTTAGTCTTGAAGATGGATGAGATTGGAATTAGGCCTGATGTTGTGACTTTAGGGGTGCTTATTAACACTTTGTGCAAATCAAGGAGGGTCGATGAAGCGCTCAAATTTTTTGAACAAATGTGTGGAAAGAGAACTGAAGATGGGAATGTGATTCAAGCTGATACGattcattttaatactctcATTGACGGGCTCTGCAAGATGGGGAGGTTGAAAGAAGCAGAGGAGTTGTTGGTAAGGATGAAGGTGGAAGAGAGTTGTGCGCCCAATGCAGTTACTTACAATTGCTTGATCGATGGGTATTGCAGAGCTGGACAGCTTGAGACGGCTAAAGAAGTTGTTTCTCAGATGAAGGAGGACGGAATCAAACCGAATGTGGTTACTCTTAATACAATCGTTGGTGGAATGTGCAGGCACCATGGATTGAACATGGCGGTTCATTTCTTTATGGATATGGAAAAGGAAGGCGTGAAAGGGAATGTGATTACTTATATGACATTGATCCATGCTTGTTGCATCGTCAGTAACATAGAAAAGGCTATGCATTGGTTTGACAAAATGTTGGAAGCTGGTTGTTCTCCTGACGCAAAGATCTATTATGCTTTGATCTCTGGATTGTGCCAAGCTAGGCAGGATCATGACGCCATTAGAGTGGTGGAGAAAATGAAAGAGGGAGGGTTTTCTCTTGACTTATTGGCTTACAACATGCTTATTGGGTTGTTTTGTTATAAGAATAATGCAGAGAAAGTCTATGAGATGCTAACCGATATGGAAAAAGAAGGGATGAAACCTGATTCCATCACTTACAACACTCTCATTTCGTTTTTCGGCAGACACAAGGACTTCCAGAGTGTTCAGAAAATGATGGAGCAGATGAGAGAAGACGGGTTAGACCCGACTGTTGTAACGTATGGAGCGGTAATCGAAGCTTATTGTTCAGTCGGAGAACTAAACGAAGCAGTGAAGCTCTTCAAGGAAATGGGTTTGCAGTCAAAGGTCAATCCGAACACTGTGATATACAACATTCTCATAAACGCATTTTCTAAGCTGGGGAATTACGAACAAGCTCTTTCGCTGAAAGAggaaatgaagatgaagatggtgaGGCCTAATGTTGAAACTTACAATGCCTTGTTTAACTGTCTCAAAGAGAAGAGCCAAGCCGAGACATTGCTTAAGCTGATGGATGAGATGGTAGAACAGTCCTGTGAACCAAATCAGATCACCATGGAGATTCTAATGGAGCGTCTCTCAGGTTCTAATGAGTTAGTTAAGCTGAGGAAGTTTATGCAAGGTTACTCTGTTGCTACTCCGACTGAGAAAGCTTCACCTTTCGATGTCTTTGGCTTGGGATAG
- the LOC104749196 gene encoding B3 domain-containing protein REM20-like, translating to MAEPEHDDDVLLPRFFKVYVSHTSSESFAIPLSFMEHLADPLPNTAKLQGTGGRDWTVSMKKIRDGVYFTAGWSKFAQDHELVDGEYLTFVYDGNRTFEVSVFGRLGCKETRAETETLELSGSSSDSEEDEEEPPTDVDYDISLGEDEEISQSLYPLEEEETESDAAAVFEGNVDIKALTNPHFPTTLKDRNTELIIPASVVRENELIFGDSVKYIDGEGTLVGLRCKWALEKVCFKGWNRICRRNRLKKHQDTVECELLHDREKMVHSIRVHVIRGTA from the exons ATGGCTGAGCCTGAACATGATGATGACGTTTTGCTTCCTCGTTTCTTCAAGGTGTACGTCTCTCATACATCCTCTGAATCATTT GCGATTCCTTTGTCTTTCATGGAACATCTTGCTGATCCATTGCCAAACACAGCAAAGCTCCAAGGCACTGGAGGAAGAGATTGGACAGTGAGCATGAAGAAAATACGTGACGGTGTGTATTTTACAGCTGGATGGTCAAAGTTTGCACAGGACCATGAACTTGTGGACGGAGAGTACTTGACATTCGTGTATGATGGTAACCGAACCTTTGAAGTTAGTGTGTTCGGTCGTTTGGGTTGTAAAGAGACCAGAGCTGAAACGGAGACACTAGAGCTTTCTGGTTCTAGTTCTGAttctgaagaagacgaagaagaaccTCCAACGGATGTTGACTATGACATTAGCTtaggtgaagatgaagaaatcagCCAGAGTCTTTATCCACTTGAGGAGGAAGAGACTGAATCTGATGCTGCTGCAG tttttgaaGGGAACGTAGACATTAAAGCGCTAACTAATCCACACTTTCCAACCACCCTCAAGGACAGGAATACTGAACTG ATTATTCCAGCCAGTGTTGTGAGAGAAAATGAGCTTATATTTGGTGATTCCGTAAAGTACATTGATGGTGAAGGGACCTTGGTAGGGCTTAGATGCAAATGGGCACTTGAGAAGGTTTGTTTCAAAGGATGGAACAGGATTTGCAGAAGGAACAGGCTTAAGAAACACCAAGATACTGTTGAATGCGAGCTTCTTCATGACCGAGAGAAAATGGTTCATTCCATCAGAGTCCACGTCATCCGCGGAACTGCTTGA
- the LOC104749199 gene encoding uncharacterized protein LOC104749199, producing the protein MLMTHALVTPIPKLTAFVLSLSSTPSKSSLSGVINLYRRRRSYRVFTSMAEAGESRSEHVTGKWFSVPELRLRDHRFIVPLDYSLDSPKITVFAREIVAVGKEEQAMPYLLYLQGGPGFEGPRPSEAGGWIQRACEEFRVILLDQRGTGLSTPLTSSSMLQVKSAKELADYLVHFRADNIVKDAAFIRVRLVPNADPWTILGQSFGGFCALTYLSFAPEGLKQVLITGGIPPIGKSCTAGDVYEAGFEQVARQNEKYYKRFPEDIEIVREIVKYLADSEGGGVPLPSGGILTPKGLQTLGLSGLGSSTGFERLHYMLERVWDPILVTGAPKRISQIFLNAFENWHSFDTNPLYALLHEAIYCEGASSRWSAHRLREKTEFKFDAVKAVKESQPVLFTGEMIFPWMFDEIHALKPFKAAADLLAKKEDWPPLYDVARLKTNKVPVAAAVYYEDMYVNFKLVTETASQISGIRLWVTNEFMHSGLRDAGRQVLDHLLGMINGKKPLF; encoded by the exons atGTTGATGACTCACGCGCTGGTGACTCCGATTCCAAAGTTGACTGCTTTCgtactctctctatcttctacTCCATCAAAATCGTCTCTTTCAGGTGTTATCAATCTCTACCGTCGCCGGAGATCTTATCGTGTGTTCACCTCCATGGCTGAAGCTGGGGAATCGAGGTCGGAGCATGTCACAGGGAAGTGGTTTTCCGTGCCGGAGCTCCGATTGCGTGATCATCGATTCATAGTCCCTCTTGATTATTCACTTGATTCTCCCAAAATCACAGTCTTCGCTCGAGAAATCGTTGCGG TGGGGAAAGAGGAGCAAGCAATGCCGTATTTGTTGTATTTACAAGGTGGTCCAGGATTTGAAGGACCAAGGCCTAGTGAAGCTGGTGGATGGATTCAAAGAGCTTGTGAAGAGTTTCGTGTTATCTTACTCGATCAA AGAGGAACAGGCTTGTCAACCCCTTTAACATCTTCCTCAATGCTTCAAGTCAAATCAGCTAAGGAGTTAGCTGATTATTTGGTTCACTTTCGAGCTGATAATATAGTTAAAGATGCTGCGTTTATTAGAGTTCGTCTTGTTCCTAATGCCGATCCTTGGACTATTTTGGGtcag agTTTTGGTGGCTTCTGTGCACTTACGTATTTGAGCTTTGCGCCAGAAGGACTAAAACAAGTGCTAATAACTGGAGGAATCCCACCAATTGGCAAATCATGTACCGCTGGTGATGTGTATGAAGCCGGTTTTGAACAAGTTGCTCGCCAAAACGAAAAATACTACAAGAGGTTCCCTGAGGACATTGAGATTGTACGCGAAATCGTAAAGTACTTGGCTGATTCTGAAGGGGGTGGG gtACCTCTTCCATCAGGAGGCATTCTCACTCCTAAGGGTCTTCAAACTCTTGGTCTTTCTGGTTTAGGATCAAGTACTGGTTTTGAGCGCCTTCACTATAT GTTGGAGAGAGTATGGGATCCTATCTTAGTTACTGGAGCTCCAAAACGTATAAGTCAGATCTTCTTAAATGCT TTTGAGAATTGGCATTCTTTTGATACAAATCCACTATATGCTCTTCTTCACGAGGCCATATACTGTGAG GGTGCTTCATCAAGATGGTCTGCTCATAGATTACGGGAAAAAACTGAGTTCAAATTTGATGCGGTGAAGGCAGTCAAAGAAAGTCAGCCTGTACTCTTCACGGGAGAG ATGATATTTCCATGGATGTTTGATGAGATTCATGCCTTGAAGCCATTCAAAGCGGCTGCTGATCTCTTGGCCAAGAAAGAGGATTGGCCTCCGTTGTACGATGTTGCTAGATTGAAAACTAACAAG GTGCCTGTTGCTGCTGCGGTATACTATGAAGATATGTATGTAAACTTCAAGCTAGTGACGGAAACAGCTTCTCAGATTTCGGGTATCCGACTTTGGGTAACAAATGAGTTTATGCATTCGGGTCTTCGTGATGCTGGAAGACAAGTTCTTGATCATTTGTTGGGAATGATCAATGGGAAAAAGCCTCTCTTTTGA